The Halomicrobium zhouii region GGGAAGCCGAGGACAGACGCGAGGCGACTCGCAAAATCGGATACGTTGCCCGCGCGGCCACGATATTCGACGTCGATCGGCTAACGGTCTTCCCGGACCCTGACGGGGTCGGGAAGTGGGAAGACGGGTTCGTTCGTACCGTGCTGCGGTACGCCGCGACGCCCCCGTACCTCCGAAAGGAGGCCTGGGGCAAGCGGGACGAACTGGAGTACGTCGGCGTCCTGCCGCCGCTCCGCGTCCGCTCACAGACCGGCTCCGGATCTGAGGGTTCGGGGTCGTTAAGACAGGGAATCGTGACCGAGGTCGGAGCTGATGGGCGCGTTCGGGTCAATTGCGGACTGCAACACCCAGCCTCCCTCCCCGTTCCAGACGGTATGGACGTGGGCGAGGGGGAGCGCGTCACCGTCAGGGTCTCTTCGCGACGGCC contains the following coding sequences:
- a CDS encoding putative RNA uridine N3 methyltransferase, with the protein product MTTSVLVPSSLVREAEDRREATRKIGYVARAATIFDVDRLTVFPDPDGVGKWEDGFVRTVLRYAATPPYLRKEAWGKRDELEYVGVLPPLRVRSQTGSGSEGSGSLRQGIVTEVGADGRVRVNCGLQHPASLPVPDGMDVGEGERVTVRVSSRRPVRAKLVDVSPPGYAVDASDLSTALARDDAGLTIAASRYGEHLTVTRLGDLVEQREADGDMTVAFGAPERGLPPILGLDPDDVCGDHADDDTGFDLWLNTVPNQGSEVVRTEEAMFASLAPLTLTE